The DNA window TGCCACTGTATTCGCCGGGGCGGTGACGGCGCAGACCGCTGACTTTGCTGATACCGCCTCGCAAGAGGCCGAAGGCACGATCCTCGTCGTGCTTGCCCATCCCGATGACGAGCTGGTGATCGCGCCGGCGATCGCGGCGGCAGCACGCAAAGGAGCGCGGGTCAGCGTGCTTTACGCCACCAGCGGCGATGCCGGTCCGGGGGTGAGCGATTTCGAACCGGGCGAGGCGCTTGGCCGGGCGCGCCGTGCCGAGGCCGAATGCGCAGGCAAGGCCCTGGGTGCGCGGATCCGCTTTCTCGACGACATCGCTGACGGCACGCTGACCGACAGGCCGCGCGCGCACGGTAGCCCGGCGGAGCGCTTCGCAGACCAGTTTTCCGCCGTCCTGCGCGCCGCCCGGCCCGATACGGTCATCACCTGGGGGCCGGACGGCGGCTATGGTCACGGCGACCACCGCATGGTGAGCGCGCTCGTCACGCAGCATCTCCAGTCGCTTAGCGCCGACACGCGACCCGCGCTGCTTTATCCCGCGCTCGTCAACGCGCCGCTTCCTCCACAACTCGCCGCGCAGGGATGGTCGCTGACCTCGCCCGATCTCGCGCCCGTGAGCCATCGCTATGAAGACACGGACCTGACTGCCGCAGGCAAGGCCGCGCAGTGCCACGCGACCCAGTTCGACGAGGCGACGCGCGCGATGATCGCGCCTGGTTTCCATGGCGCCGCGTGGAAAGGCGAGGTGCGCTTTCGCAAGGGGCTGTGAAGCCTGCCGCCAGGCGGTGGAAAAGACTTTGCCGAAACGGCGCAAAGGTTTGGGTTTTCCCCGTCCAGCGCCTATATAATCGGCATGGACGAAAACACGCCTGAAACACCCCCCGCCGCACCAGAAAAACCCCGCCAGAACGGCGAATACGGGGCGGATTCGATCAAGGTCCTCAAGGGTCTAGACGCCGTGCGCAAGCGTCCCGGCATGTATATCGGCGACACCGATGACGGATCGGGCCTGCACCACATGGTTTTCGAGGTTTCCGACAACGCCATCGACGAGGCGCTGGCCGGGCATTGCGACCTCGTGCTGATCGAACTCAACCCGGACGGCAGCGTCAGCGTCGAGGACAACGGTCGCGGCATTCCCGTCGACATGCACAAGGAAGAAGGCGTCTCGGCGGCCGAGGTCATCATGACCCAGCTGCACGCGGGCGGAAAGTTCGAAAACACGTCGGACGACAACGCCTACAAGGTCTCCGGCGGCCTTCACGGCGTCGGCGTGTCGGTGGTCAACGCGCTATCCGAATGGCTCGAACTCGTCATCTGGCGGGACGGCAAGGAACACTGGATGCGCTTCGAGCACGGCAATGCGGTCAATTCGCTCGAAGTGCGCGGCGATGCTCCGCCGGTCGACAGCAACGGCGATGACAACGGCCTGAAAAAAGGCACCCGCGTCACCTTCAAGGCATCGGGCGATACCTTCAAGAACGTCACCGAATTCGATTTCGACAAGCTCGAACACCGCTACCGCGAACTCGCCTTCCTCAATTCGGGCGTGCGCATCCTGCTGCGCGACCGGCGCCACGAAGAGGTGCTCGAACACGACCTGTTCTACGAAGGCGGGATCGCGGCCTTCGTGAAATATCTCGACCGCAACAAGCAACCGCTCGTGCCCGAACCGATCGCGGTGTCGGCCGACAAGGACGGCATCGGCATCGATGTCGCGCTGCAGTGGAACGACAGCTATTACGAGAACGTCCTCACCTTCACCAACAACATCCCGCAGCGCGATGGGGGCACACACCTTGCCGCCTTCCGCGCCGCGCTGACCCGCACTCTCAACAATTACGCCGACCGCGAAGGGCTGCTGAAGAAGGAGAAGGTCAGCCTGACGGGCGAGGACATGCGCGAAGGCCTGACCGCCATCGTCAGCGTGAAACTGCCCGATCCCAAGTTCGGCAGCCAGACCAAGGACAAGCTGGTTTCTTCCGAAGTCCGCCAGCCGCTGGAATCGCTCATGGGCGAGAAGATGACCGAATGGCTGGAAGAGAACCCGGCTGACGCCAAGGCGATCATCCAGAAGATCATCGATGCCGCCGCCGCGCGCGAGGCCGCGAGGCGCGCGCGCGAGATGAGCCGCAAGGGCGCGATGAGCGTCGCGAGCCTGCCGGGCAAGCTCGCCGATTGCCAGGAGCGCGACGCGACCAAGGCCGAACTGTTCCTGGTCGAGGGCGATTCGGCCGGTGGCTCGGCCAAGCAGGGCCGCGACCGCAAGACGCAGGCGATCCTGCCCTTGAAGGGCAAGATCCTGAACGTGGAACGCGCCCGGTTCGACCGGATCATCTCGTCGAAGGAGGTCGGCACGCTGATCCAGGCGATGGGGACCGGCATCCGGGATGAATTCGACCTTGAAAAGCTGCGCTATCACAAGATCGTCATCATGACCGACGCCGACGTGGACGGCGCGCATATCCGTACATTGCTGCTCACCTTCTTCCACCGCCAGATGCCCGAGATCATCAAGGCCGGGCACCTCTTCATCGCCCAGCCGCCGCTCTACAAGGTCGCCAAGGGCAGGAGCGAGGTCTACCTCAAGGACCAGGGGGCACTTGACCGCTATCTCGTCGATGGGGGCCTGCATGGCCGCGTGCTCGAAACAGTCGGCGGAGCGCGTTCCGGTGAGGATCTGCGCCAGCTGGTCGAACATGCGCTGCGGCTGCGCAACCTGATGGCCTTCGTGCCGCGCCGCTACGATCCGGCGCTGGTCGAACAGATGGCGCTGTCGGGCGCGCTTGACCCGCAGCTTTCCGATGGCGCGCGCGAGGACAAGCTGCAGGCAACCGCAAAGCGCCTGCAGGCCAGCGATCCCGATACGACGTGGTCCGCGCGCATGATCGAGGACGGCAAGGTCCAGTTCTTGCGCCTTTGGCGCGGGGTCACCGACGTGCACGAAGTCGACGGCCGTTTCCTCTCCAGCACCGAAGCGCACAAGCTCCACGCACTCGCCATGGCGCAGGCGGAAACCTATGCCGCGCCGGTGCGGCTGGTGAAGGCGGGCGATGCGGGCGGTAACGAGGAGACACCGACCGACGATGTCCCCACCGATGATGCAGGGGTCGAGGAACTGACCCGCGACGCGGACGATGCGATCAACCGCCCGACCCAGCTGCTCGACGCGATCCTCGCCGCCGGGCGCAAGGGGCTTTCGGTGCAGCGTTACAAGGGCCTTGGCGAAATGAACGCCGAACAGCTCTGGGAAACCACGCTCGACCCGGAAAACCGCGCGCTCCTGCAGGTCAAGGTCGAGGACGCCGACGTCACCGACGAGATCTTCACCCGCCTGATGGGCGACATCGTCGAGCCGCGCCGTGAATTCATCCAGGACAATGCCCTGAACGTGGCGAACCTCGATGTCTGACGGGCGCGCTGCCCGGGGCGTATCGCCGCGCTTGATCTGCGCGCCATAAGGGGCGACATCACCCCCATGCCGAGCGAGCCACGCCCCACTCTCGATCTCGAACAGGCGAGCTTCCTGCTGATCCTCGCCGGGGTCACGATCATGCTGACGGTGATCGCATGGCCCTTTGCGACCCCGCTGCTGTGGGCCGCGCTCGCCGCTATCATGTTCCAGCCGCTCTATCGCTGGTCGCTCAAAGTCACGCGAGGCCGACGCAACATGGCCGCCTCGCTTTCGCTTCTGATCATCTTTTTCGCGGTGCTCGT is part of the Erythrobacter litoralis genome and encodes:
- the gyrB gene encoding DNA topoisomerase (ATP-hydrolyzing) subunit B, which codes for MDENTPETPPAAPEKPRQNGEYGADSIKVLKGLDAVRKRPGMYIGDTDDGSGLHHMVFEVSDNAIDEALAGHCDLVLIELNPDGSVSVEDNGRGIPVDMHKEEGVSAAEVIMTQLHAGGKFENTSDDNAYKVSGGLHGVGVSVVNALSEWLELVIWRDGKEHWMRFEHGNAVNSLEVRGDAPPVDSNGDDNGLKKGTRVTFKASGDTFKNVTEFDFDKLEHRYRELAFLNSGVRILLRDRRHEEVLEHDLFYEGGIAAFVKYLDRNKQPLVPEPIAVSADKDGIGIDVALQWNDSYYENVLTFTNNIPQRDGGTHLAAFRAALTRTLNNYADREGLLKKEKVSLTGEDMREGLTAIVSVKLPDPKFGSQTKDKLVSSEVRQPLESLMGEKMTEWLEENPADAKAIIQKIIDAAAAREAARRAREMSRKGAMSVASLPGKLADCQERDATKAELFLVEGDSAGGSAKQGRDRKTQAILPLKGKILNVERARFDRIISSKEVGTLIQAMGTGIRDEFDLEKLRYHKIVIMTDADVDGAHIRTLLLTFFHRQMPEIIKAGHLFIAQPPLYKVAKGRSEVYLKDQGALDRYLVDGGLHGRVLETVGGARSGEDLRQLVEHALRLRNLMAFVPRRYDPALVEQMALSGALDPQLSDGAREDKLQATAKRLQASDPDTTWSARMIEDGKVQFLRLWRGVTDVHEVDGRFLSSTEAHKLHALAMAQAETYAAPVRLVKAGDAGGNEETPTDDVPTDDAGVEELTRDADDAINRPTQLLDAILAAGRKGLSVQRYKGLGEMNAEQLWETTLDPENRALLQVKVEDADVTDEIFTRLMGDIVEPRREFIQDNALNVANLDV
- a CDS encoding PIG-L family deacetylase yields the protein MRAQIIAVRALPALATVFAGAVTAQTADFADTASQEAEGTILVVLAHPDDELVIAPAIAAAARKGARVSVLYATSGDAGPGVSDFEPGEALGRARRAEAECAGKALGARIRFLDDIADGTLTDRPRAHGSPAERFADQFSAVLRAARPDTVITWGPDGGYGHGDHRMVSALVTQHLQSLSADTRPALLYPALVNAPLPPQLAAQGWSLTSPDLAPVSHRYEDTDLTAAGKAAQCHATQFDEATRAMIAPGFHGAAWKGEVRFRKGL